A window from Musa acuminata AAA Group cultivar baxijiao chromosome BXJ3-10, Cavendish_Baxijiao_AAA, whole genome shotgun sequence encodes these proteins:
- the LOC103969675 gene encoding cytochrome c oxidase copper chaperone 2 isoform X2 has translation MMLFLVDHLQDLSETGMRLQAKSPDPPIRQGLAAAGPTPDDTKPKKKICCACPDTKKLRDECIVEHGEAACQKWIQAHLQCLRAEGFKV, from the exons AGATTTATCAG AAACAGGAATGCGTCTGCAAGCAAAGTCTCCAGATCCTCCTATTAGACAAGGTCTTGCTGCAGCAGGGCCGACACCTGATGATACAAAGCCAAAGAAGAAGATCTGCTGTGCCTGCCCAGACACAAAGAAGCTGAGAGACGAATGCATTGTGGAGCATGGAGAGGCTGCATGCCAAAAATGGATCCAAGCTCATCTACAATGCCTTCGTGCAGAGGGTTTCAAGGTCTGA
- the LOC103969675 gene encoding cytochrome c oxidase copper chaperone 2 isoform X3, whose translation MGNTETGMRLQAKSPDPPIRQGLAAAGPTPDDTKPKKKICCACPDTKKLRDECIVEHGEAACQKWIQAHLQCLRAEGFKV comes from the coding sequence ATGGGCAATACAGAAACAGGAATGCGTCTGCAAGCAAAGTCTCCAGATCCTCCTATTAGACAAGGTCTTGCTGCAGCAGGGCCGACACCTGATGATACAAAGCCAAAGAAGAAGATCTGCTGTGCCTGCCCAGACACAAAGAAGCTGAGAGACGAATGCATTGTGGAGCATGGAGAGGCTGCATGCCAAAAATGGATCCAAGCTCATCTACAATGCCTTCGTGCAGAGGGTTTCAAGGTCTGA